One stretch of Leishmania infantum JPCM5 genome chromosome 22 DNA includes these proteins:
- a CDS encoding putative phosphoinositide-specific phospholipase C, whose protein sequence is MRARGTPSHTRSAPHFFHAFLVSTLPYRPTLSIEAASTTSHRAAKHCHTIRARHSYTAPELCVCACVALPSSDMGVLCNTASNPEKRTATYIPALRALTDKYFATQHPNENESALFFASLRVALRSMLHCSREEVDEFLIDSCKRSVSTSAALDKFLSNKNTSKVAPDATAAKIMQVWMMYDKDNSGDLSYAEMKRLVEGLSFSKDLTERILKPFEDDNRHTIAFSEFAKVYSNAVSFRELGYVFQDLAGGQQTISRDTFASFVCDIQGEDWDAEFLNEKLALMGCVGTDGITENNFVGYVMSPYFDSAVKKKKLTDVYHDMDQIMCCYFISSSHNTYLTGDQLTSKSSSQMYKKALLDGCRCVELDCWNGPQGEPIVYHGYTRTSRIAFEECVKTIRQYAFTASAYPVILSLEVHTSVEQQDRMAEILEGGLGSLLFRPPWGSNEKPTMTFSPNNLKNKILVKAKRGDFPAREPRVDKDDDATETDSVASTNNADYLKMKETCRKAEKDEVRVSAKLSALVSIESSKCHDVKDLSYLKDKQPYHCSSYSERKGKAIAREAHDALVRINDTCLSRVFPAGSRIDSSNYSPLLYWASGFQMVAINWQSSDTFGWRLNRCFFLDNGCCGYLLKPDHLRPVTCPDVAVPENWRSLTVEVISGFSLPSASNSEVADPFVTVFLEGPDVDSTPKSTHTIHNNGFHPVWRGAGQTEWIWTVHRWSLSVLVLQVYDHNRCSSSQLLAEAIIPLRMLHKGFRKVSLNDSAGYNIPGSFLVCRVDYTGAPERL, encoded by the coding sequence ATGCGTGCGCGGGGCACTCCCAGCCACACGCGCTCTGCCCCGCACTTCTTCCATGCCTTTCTCGTATCCACCCTCCCCTACCGGCCTACACTTTCCATCGAAGCAGCATCCACCACTTCGCACCGCGCCGCAAAGCACTGCCATACGATACGCGCGCGCCATTCATACACGGCGCCCgagttgtgcgtgtgcgcatgtgtggcCCTTCCCTCGTCAGACATGGGTGTCCTCTGCAACACGGCGAGCAACCCTGAAAAACGCACCGCCACGTACATCCCGGCGCTCAGGGCGCTTACGGACAAATACTTCGCCACTCAACACCCGAACGAAAATGAATCTGCCCTCTTTTTTGCTTCGCTGCGAGTGGCACTGCGCAGCAtgctgcactgcagcaggGAAGAGGTGGATGAGTTCCTAATCGATTCTTGCAAACGCAGCGTGAGCACAAGCGCCGCGCTCGACAAGTTCCTGTCGAACAAAAACACATCAAAGGTGGCGCCAGATGCCACGGCTGCCAAGATCATGCAGGTGTGGATGATGTACGACAAAGACAATAGCGGCGATTTGAGCTACGCCGAGATGAAGCGTCTGGTCGAGGGGCTCAGCTTTTCGAAGGACTTGACAGAGCGAATCTTGAAGCCCTTCGAGGACGACAATCGCCACACCATCGCCTTTTCCGAGTTTGCGAAGGTGTACTCGAACGCCGTGAGTTTCAGGGAGCTCGGCTACGTCTTCCAGGATTTGGCGGGGGGCCAGCAGACCATCTCTCGCGACACCTTCGCCAGCTTTGTATGCGACATCCAAGGCGAGGACTGGGATGCCGAGTTTCTCAACGAGAAGCTCGCTCTTATGGGCTGCGTCGGCACCGACGGCATCACGGAGAATAACTTCGTCGGGTACGTTATGAGTCCCTACTTCGACTCCGCGGTGAAGAAGAAGAAGCTGACGGACGTCTACCACGACATGGACCAGATCATGTGCTGCTACTTCATCAGCTCCTCACACAACACGTACCTCACCGGGGACCAGCTCACGAGCAAATCCTCCTCCCAGATGTACAAAAAGGCGCTTCTCGACGGGTGCCGGTGCGTGGAGCTTGATTGCTGGAACGGCCCTCAGGGCGAGCCGATTGTGTACCACGGCTACACCCGCACTTCTCGTATAGCCTTCGAAGAGTGCGTTAAGACGATTCGCCAGTACGCCTTTACCGCTTCCGCATACCCCGTGATACTCTCACTGGAGGTGCATACTtcggtggagcagcaggaTAGAATGGCGGAGATTCTAGAAGGAGGACTGGGCTCGTTGCTCTTCCGGCCTCCGTGGGGCTCCAACGAGAAGCCCACCATGACCTTCTCACCCAACAACTTAAAGAACAAAATTCTCGTGAAAGCGAAGCGCGGCGACTTCCCGGCCCGCGAGCCTCGCGTTGAcaaagacgacgacgcaacCGAGACGGACTCGGTGGCGAGCACAAACAATGCCGACTACCTGAAAATGAAGGAGACTTGCAGGAAGGCCGAGAAGGATGAGGTTCGGGTGTCAGCGAAGCTGTCCGCCCTTGTCTCCATCGAGTCCAGCAAGTGCCACGACGTCAAGGACTTATCATACCTGAAGGACAAGCAGCCGTACCACTGCTCTTCGTACtcagagaggaaggggaaggcCATCGCCCGCGAGGCCCACGACGCGCTGGTGCGCATCAACGACACGTGCCTTAGCCGCGTCTTCCCTGCGGGCTCGCGCATCGACAGCAGCAACTACAGTCCGCTGCTTTACTGGGCGTCTGGCTTCCAGATGGTGGCCATCAATTGGCAGTCCAGCGATACCTTCGGCTGGCGCCTCAACCGCTGCTTTTTCCTCGAcaacggctgctgcgggtaCCTCCTGAAGCCAGACCACCTGCGGCCCGTGACCTGCCCCGATGTGGCCGTCCCGGAGAACTGGCGGTCGCTGACAGTGGAAGTGATTTCAGGCTTCTCGCTGCCGAGCGCGAGCAATTCAGAGGTTGCCGATCCGTTTGTGACAGTTTTCCTCGAGGGCCCCGACGTGGACAGCACGCCAaagagcacgcacacaatcCATAACAACGGCTTTCACCCTGTCTGGCGCGGAGCGGGGCAGACAGAGTGGATATGGACGGTACATCGGTGGTCCCTGTCGGTCCTCGTGCTCCAGGTCTACGACCACAACAGGTGCAGCTCATCTCAGCTGCTCGCAGAGGCCATCATTCCTCTGCGTATGCTTCATAAAGGATTCCGCAAGGTGTCCTTGAATGACTCCGCGGGCTACAACATACCCGGCAGCTTTCTTGTGTGCCGCGTCGACTACACGGGTGCACCAGAGCGGTTGTGA
- a CDS encoding metallo-peptidase, Clan MA(E), Family M3,putative, partial, whose translation MLSNLKYSTLSGTSVARDFLEFPSQINEHWAMYDAVLKNYAIHYETKEPIPQALVDRMKAAETYGAGFHTIEVVKAAYLDLCWHLVAEETAVLPPAQMEEAAMKSFGVGMTEVPPRYHSGYFMHTFSGGYASNYYVYQWARVLDCDGFEWFLENGGLTRENGDHLRACVLSVGNSVDANVAYEKFAGRKANMKAFLRINGLLDK comes from the coding sequence ATGCTAAGCAACCTCAAGTACTCTACTCTTTCCGGCACAAGCGTCGCCCGTGACTTCCTCGAGTTTCCATCGCAGATCAACGAGCACTGGGCAATGTACGACGCCGTGTTGAAGAACTACGCCATTCACTACGAAACCAAGGAGCCGATCCCGCAGGCGCTGGTGGATCGCATGAAGGCGGCCGAGACATACGGCGCCGGCTTCCACACCATCGAGGTGGTCAAGGCGGCGTACCTCGATCTCTGCTGGCACCTGGTTGCGGAGGAAACGGCTGTGCTACCACCAGCacagatggaggaggcggcgatgaaGTCCTTTGGTGTTGGGATGACCGAAGTGCCGCCGCGCTACCACAGCGGGTACTTCATGCACACTTTCTCTGGCGGATATGCCTCGAACTACTACGTGTACCagtgggcgcgtgtgctggaCTGCGACGGGTTCGAGTGGTTCCTGGAGAACGGCGGGCTGACGCGCGAGAACGGTGACcacctgcgtgcgtgcgtgctctcTGTGGGCAACTCGGTGGACGCGAACGTTGCGTACGAGAAGTTCGCCGGCCGCAAGGCAAACATGAAGGCGTTCCTGCGCATCAACGGCCTGCTGGACAAATAG